A window from Triticum aestivum cultivar Chinese Spring chromosome 6D, IWGSC CS RefSeq v2.1, whole genome shotgun sequence encodes these proteins:
- the LOC123145378 gene encoding protein TIC 20-v, chloroplastic-like, which produces MASAVSLLLSSPRPLHRAAPSLLSPPAPRLRLPLLGPSPATALLPRRPLAPPPRANNDNSDAVGAPDRLVAAVAYLYPFLDGAHHGRFLVAQYPVFNAVLSPLGPAARLFHSSPLTPFLLFITLYFAVVRNQQAFSRFVRFNAMQAVALDVLLIVPDLLAQSFAPSGAGIGLDIFTSLENTVFLFLLVSLLYGGGACLLGITPRLPIVADAAERQVM; this is translated from the coding sequence ATGGCCTCCGCCGTCTCGCTCCTCCTCTCgtccccgcgcccgctccaccgcGCGGCCCCGTCCCTCCTCAGCCCGCCCGCGCCCCGCCTGCGCCTCCCCCTCCTCGGCCCCTCTCCCGCGACCGCGCTGCTCCCGCGCCgccccctcgccccgccgccgcgcgccaacAACGACAACAGCGACGCGGTGGGGGCGCCGGACCGCCTGGTGGCGGCCGTCGCCTACCTCTACCCGTTCCTCGACGGCGCGCACCACGGCCGCTTCCTCGTGGCCCAGTACCCGGTCTTCAACGCCGTCCTCAGCCCGCTCGGCCCCGCCGCGCGCCTCTTCCACTCCTCGCCGCTCACGCCCTTCCTCCTCTTCATCACCCTCTACTTCGCCGTCGTCCGCAACCAGCAGGCCTTCTCCCGCTTCGTGCGCTTCAACGCCATGCAGGCCGTCGCGCTCGACGTCCTGCTCATCGTCCCGGACCTCCTCGCGCAGTCCTTCGCGCCCTCCGGCGCCGGCATCGGGCTCGACATCTTCACCAGCCTGGAGAACACCGTCTTCCTCTTCCTGCTCGTCTCCCTCCTCTACGGCGGGGGCGCCTGCCTGCTCGGGATCACGCCGCGCCTGCCCATCGTCGCGGACGCGGCCGAGCGCCAGGTGATGTGA